A single genomic interval of Mycolicibacterium sp. MU0053 harbors:
- a CDS encoding MBL fold metallo-hydrolase: MSAAANITRVVTSGTFSLDGGTWDVDNNIWVVGDDKDVIVFDAAHTAEPIIDAVGGRNVVAVVCTHGHNDHITVAPQLSEALDAPILMHPADDMLWRMTHPDSDFRTVDDDQKIKVGGIELHAIHTPGHSPGSVCWYAPDLGAVFSGDTLFQGGPGATGRSFSDFPTILDSIKERLGKLPADTVVYTGHGDTTKIGDEMVNYDEWVARGH, from the coding sequence ATGAGTGCGGCTGCCAACATCACCCGGGTGGTCACCAGCGGGACGTTCAGCCTCGACGGCGGCACCTGGGACGTCGACAACAACATCTGGGTCGTCGGCGACGACAAGGACGTCATCGTCTTCGACGCCGCGCACACCGCCGAACCGATCATCGACGCCGTCGGCGGCCGCAACGTGGTGGCGGTGGTCTGCACGCACGGCCACAACGACCACATCACCGTGGCCCCGCAGCTGTCCGAGGCGCTCGACGCGCCCATCCTGATGCATCCCGCTGACGACATGCTGTGGCGAATGACGCACCCGGACAGCGATTTCCGCACCGTCGACGACGATCAGAAGATCAAGGTCGGCGGCATCGAACTGCACGCGATCCACACGCCTGGACACTCCCCCGGTTCGGTGTGCTGGTATGCCCCGGACCTGGGCGCGGTGTTCTCCGGCGACACCCTGTTCCAGGGCGGGCCGGGTGCCACCGGGCGGTCGTTCTCGGACTTCCCCACCATCCTCGATTCCATCAAGGAGAGGCTGGGCAAGCTACCCGCCGACACCGTCGTCTACACCGGACACGGGGACACCACCAAGATCGGCGACGAGATGGTGAACTACGACGAGTGGGTGGCGCGCGGACACTAG